The genome window CATTTTCATTTCTTTAATAGTAGCTTTTATTATCTCCATTATCCTATCTAAGTCTTTTATGTCAGCTTTTCTTATCATTCTTTTCCCCCTTTTATTTTTAACCAATCTTTTGCTGCATTCTCACTCATTTTTTCTAATAAGTCTTCAACCATTTCTCTTTCTTTTTTAGTCAATCCTTCCATACATATTTCTATATTTCTATTTTCCTCATCAATTATAAATTCATAAACTTTTAATGCTTTTTCAGTTGGATATAGCTTATATTCTCTCTTATCTTTTTCATCCTGTTCTTTGTTCAGATATCCAGCCTCTATCAATTTTTTTACTGCTTTAGTTGTAGTACTCTTATCTACAGCTAATATTCTAGATAATTCTCTAAAATTGATTCCCTGATTTTCACATACTCTTGTAAGAAATATAAACTGCCCTTTTTGTAAGAATAACTCTCTATATTTTATATCACTTACAGAATGAATAGCTCTGGATAATGTTCCTATTTTTCTCAATATCTCATTATTTAATTTTTTTATTTTTCTCACCCCCTTTATAACAGTTGAACTTTCAATTATATTCTAACTTATTATAGTTGAAATGTCAACTATTTTTATTGTGTAGCAAATATATTATAATTTGGTAATAAATCAATTTTATAGCATTATCGTGTAATATGTTATTTTTTATTTTTAAATCTATTTTGGATATTTTTTAAAATTATTTAATTTTTTATATTTTCTAATACAATAAAAAAAGTGGCATCTGTATAGAAATACTCCATAATCTCTGCCACTACTTTATATCTTTATTTCCACGAAATTTTTGCCTTTTTTCTAGGAACAGTTCTTTTAAACTTTATATCTGGATAACCTATCAGCATACATAAAACAATTTCTTTCTTATTTATTCCAAGTATTTTTTTAGCTTTTTCGCTATTTTTTAAAGCTCTCTCAATAAATCCTGTAAATAAAACTCCTAATTTTTCTGCATTTGCCATAAGTTCAATATTAGAAGCTGCCAATTCTCCATTCAATGGAGACAGAGCTGTAACAATCAAAAGTACTGGTGCTTTAAAAAATAACATATCTTTCTCTGGATCTTTTTTATAATCTTCATACATCTTTATCCACCTAGGTGCATATGCTCCAATTACATCTTTTTCATTTAAATTTTCCAAAGCAAATTCGTACAGACTTTCCCATAATATTGGTTTTATATCTTCTAAAGTTTCTTGTACTACTGTATAAGACACATCCTGCATATTTGAGCCAGTAGCAGTATAACGCCCAGCTTCAAGAATCCTTTCCAACTTTTCTTTCTCTACTGCTTTATTTTTATAATGACGTATACTTCTCCTGAATTTTATAAAATTCAAAAGTGTATCAGGAGAAATATCAAATTTTTCTTTATCATATTCCTCTATTCCTTCTTGTGGATAATTGGTAATAGAAACTGCATTTACTGGGCATACTGCTATACAATGGCCACAC of Fusobacterium sp. contains these proteins:
- a CDS encoding MarR family winged helix-turn-helix transcriptional regulator; translated protein: MRKIGTLSRAIHSVSDIKYRELFLQKGQFIFLTRVCENQGINFRELSRILAVDKSTTTKAVKKLIEAGYLNKEQDEKDKREYKLYPTEKALKVYEFIIDEENRNIEICMEGLTKKEREMVEDLLEKMSENAAKDWLKIKGGKE
- a CDS encoding nitroreductase family protein, whose protein sequence is MVSIDKEKCIGCGACVKDCFPENLFLENRKAEIKGRCMQCGHCIAVCPVNAVSITNYPQEGIEEYDKEKFDISPDTLLNFIKFRRSIRHYKNKAVEKEKLERILEAGRYTATGSNMQDVSYTVVQETLEDIKPILWESLYEFALENLNEKDVIGAYAPRWIKMYEDYKKDPEKDMLFFKAPVLLIVTALSPLNGELAASNIELMANAEKLGVLFTGFIERALKNSEKAKKILGINKKEIVLCMLIGYPDIKFKRTVPRKKAKISWK